A single region of the Prevotella sp. HUN102 genome encodes:
- a CDS encoding TlpA disulfide reductase family protein, with the protein MKQIVYVFLLSLLLVSCGFRSGHFKMEGRLLHINQGELYVYSPDGAIEGMDTIKIQGGRFTYEIPSQHNATLVIVFPNYSTQPIFTEPGEAVEVKADASHLKEMEVEGTDDNELMTKFRKQVASVSPPEELKYAIQFVKDHPESAVSVYLTEKYLIQTEGADYKKAAELVNLMAKEQPKNGTLARLKLQLKGLKSANVGTSLPNFSAKDLNGKTITGAELKDGTVIINVWASWSYESMDIQRTLNEMAQQGQAAVIGICLDATTREARDVIKRDNISFPNICDGQMMESKLIKTLGLNTVPDNIVVKNGKIAERRVNASTFRQRAYNLN; encoded by the coding sequence ATGAAGCAAATAGTATATGTTTTTCTTCTATCCCTGCTATTAGTTTCTTGTGGTTTCCGCAGCGGACACTTCAAGATGGAAGGACGTTTACTGCACATAAATCAAGGCGAACTTTATGTGTATAGTCCCGACGGGGCAATAGAAGGAATGGACACCATCAAGATTCAGGGTGGTCGTTTCACTTACGAGATCCCCAGTCAGCACAACGCTACACTTGTCATAGTGTTCCCAAACTATTCCACTCAGCCCATCTTTACTGAACCGGGCGAGGCTGTGGAAGTGAAAGCAGACGCTTCTCACTTGAAAGAAATGGAGGTGGAAGGCACCGACGACAACGAACTGATGACGAAATTCCGAAAGCAGGTGGCATCGGTTTCGCCGCCGGAGGAGTTGAAATACGCCATACAGTTTGTGAAAGACCATCCCGAGTCTGCCGTAAGCGTTTATCTTACGGAGAAATATCTCATACAAACAGAAGGTGCTGACTACAAGAAGGCAGCCGAACTGGTAAATCTTATGGCGAAGGAGCAGCCCAAGAACGGCACGCTGGCACGGCTGAAACTGCAACTGAAGGGCTTGAAGAGTGCCAATGTGGGCACGTCGCTTCCCAACTTTTCGGCAAAAGATTTGAACGGAAAGACCATTACCGGAGCCGAATTGAAGGATGGAACGGTAATTATAAACGTGTGGGCTTCGTGGAGCTATGAGAGTATGGACATTCAGCGCACGCTGAACGAGATGGCACAGCAAGGTCAGGCTGCCGTAATCGGCATCTGTCTGGATGCTACGACCAGAGAAGCGCGCGACGTTATCAAACGAGACAATATATCTTTCCCGAACATCTGCGACGGTCAGATGATGGAAAGTAAGCTAATCAAGACGCTCGGTCTGAACACCGTGCCCGATAATATCGTTGTCAAGAACGGAAAGATTGCAGAACGGCGTGTGAATGCAAGCACGTTCAGACAGAGGGCGTACAACCTTAATTGA
- a CDS encoding energy transducer TonB, with protein sequence MTPTKKLILCSLLAGLIGGGLLLWLFLGNKTTAVSTKNDTDSISIPKAQEAIAVDTAKDIEIIKAYYKLLIEDTSDWEEREEREHKYLTQTLIDKLSVYNGADYLPLLPIDNIGALSSRGIKVQSLGKEWYRVRLYDSSQKEYINIPVRMVTDRDGQRKIGYAIPYSWDGAVSDSMFYKRIIKMKGKEQDGLRFLKAFCLSYMSLYHTIDLDAPAYRKYLETFIDKKIWYTKVGRMYFRDCMDYLWDETTQTPDNYTITPDDREGWYKFGVTMEHTTDIDYMYLLKLEKRNGHFVITDIDWDDQDASSDIAVPERCDTTAEFYTVPDQMPEFPGGQKALLEYLCEHIIYPKEEEKARNEGRVLVSFIVNRDGSLSDIEITRSVSKGLDEEALRVVRSMPAWIPGNNDGHPVPVQYTLPINFKLE encoded by the coding sequence ATGACACCAACTAAAAAGCTTATTCTCTGCAGCCTGTTGGCCGGTCTCATTGGCGGCGGCTTGCTTCTGTGGTTGTTTTTGGGCAATAAAACTACTGCCGTATCAACAAAGAATGATACGGACAGCATCTCTATTCCCAAAGCACAGGAAGCAATAGCCGTCGATACGGCAAAGGATATTGAGATTATCAAAGCCTATTATAAACTTCTGATAGAAGATACTTCCGACTGGGAAGAAAGAGAGGAGCGAGAACATAAATACTTAACTCAAACCCTTATTGATAAACTTTCGGTTTATAATGGTGCTGATTATCTTCCTTTACTTCCGATAGACAATATTGGAGCTCTATCATCCCGTGGGATTAAGGTTCAGTCTCTCGGAAAAGAATGGTACAGGGTCCGCTTGTATGATTCTTCTCAAAAGGAGTATATAAATATTCCTGTAAGGATGGTTACCGACAGGGATGGGCAACGCAAGATCGGCTATGCCATTCCGTATAGTTGGGATGGCGCAGTTTCTGATTCTATGTTCTATAAGCGTATAATCAAGATGAAGGGAAAAGAGCAGGATGGACTTCGTTTTCTTAAAGCTTTTTGTCTTTCTTATATGTCTCTCTATCATACAATAGATCTTGATGCACCAGCATATAGAAAGTATCTCGAGACATTTATTGATAAAAAGATCTGGTATACGAAAGTAGGTAGAATGTACTTTAGAGATTGTATGGATTATCTTTGGGATGAGACCACACAAACACCAGATAATTATACCATAACGCCTGATGATAGGGAAGGCTGGTATAAATTCGGAGTAACAATGGAACATACAACAGATATTGATTATATGTATCTATTAAAATTGGAGAAGCGCAATGGGCATTTCGTCATCACAGACATTGACTGGGATGATCAAGACGCTTCGTCCGACATAGCGGTGCCCGAACGCTGCGATACAACAGCGGAATTCTACACAGTCCCAGACCAAATGCCGGAATTCCCGGGAGGCCAGAAAGCCTTGTTGGAATACCTTTGCGAGCACATCATCTATCCCAAAGAGGAGGAAAAAGCAAGAAATGAAGGGCGTGTTCTCGTCTCATTTATTGTCAATAGAGACGGCTCTTTGAGTGATATAGAAATAACAAGGTCTGTATCCAAGGGACTGGACGAGGAGGCTCTCCGTGTCGTCCGCTCTATGCCTGCTTGGATTCCGGGCAACAATGACGGGCATCCCGTGCCTGTGCAGTATACATTACCAATTAATTTCAAGTTGGAATAA
- the cysS gene encoding cysteine--tRNA ligase, translating into MQNLVIYNTLHRQKERFQPIAAPNVGMYVCGPTVYGDPHLGHARPSITFDILFRYLQHIGYKVRYVRNITDVGHLEHDADDGDDKIAKKARLEQLEPMEIAQYYTNRYHDAMRALNVLPPSIEPHATGHIIEQEELVKEILANGYAYESNGSIYFDVEKYNKDHRYGVLSGRNLTDTIDNSRELAGVSEKKSQADFALWKRAMPEHIMRWPSPWSDGFPGWHCECTAMGRKYLGSHFDIHGGGMDLVFPHHECEIAQAVASQGDEMVKYWMHNNMITINGQKMGKSLNNFITLEQFFTGNQETLDQAYSPMTIRFFILSAHYRGTVDFSNEALQAAQKGYERLMNGIDDLSRIQPSSESDAETGRFVAAFRQKCYDAMNDDLMTPAVISSLFEACHVINLLIDHKAQISAANLKELHDAMHLFAFDILGLMNERGGNNDAREEAYGKVVDMVLDLRAKAKAEKNWAVSDQIRDALADAGFQVKDTKDGVTWKLDR; encoded by the coding sequence ATGCAAAACTTGGTTATATACAACACGCTGCATCGGCAGAAGGAACGCTTTCAGCCGATTGCGGCACCGAATGTAGGTATGTACGTCTGCGGTCCGACCGTATATGGCGACCCGCATCTGGGGCACGCCCGCCCATCTATCACGTTCGACATTCTTTTCCGCTACTTGCAGCACATCGGCTACAAGGTGCGCTACGTCAGGAACATAACCGACGTGGGGCATCTGGAGCACGATGCCGACGACGGGGACGACAAGATTGCAAAGAAAGCACGGCTCGAACAGCTCGAGCCGATGGAAATTGCGCAGTACTACACCAACCGTTATCACGACGCGATGCGTGCGCTGAACGTGCTTCCCCCCTCGATTGAACCGCACGCAACGGGACATATCATCGAACAGGAGGAACTCGTGAAGGAAATCCTCGCCAACGGCTATGCCTACGAGAGCAACGGAAGCATCTATTTCGACGTGGAGAAGTACAACAAGGACCACCGATACGGCGTGCTTTCAGGCCGCAACCTTACCGACACTATCGACAATTCGCGCGAGCTTGCCGGCGTCAGCGAGAAGAAGAGTCAGGCAGACTTCGCGCTCTGGAAGCGTGCAATGCCCGAGCACATTATGCGCTGGCCGTCTCCTTGGAGCGACGGATTCCCGGGATGGCACTGCGAGTGTACGGCTATGGGACGGAAGTATCTCGGCAGCCACTTCGATATCCACGGCGGCGGAATGGATCTGGTGTTCCCTCACCACGAGTGCGAGATAGCACAGGCCGTGGCATCGCAGGGCGACGAGATGGTGAAATACTGGATGCACAACAATATGATCACCATCAACGGACAGAAGATGGGAAAATCGCTCAACAACTTCATCACCCTCGAGCAGTTCTTCACGGGCAATCAGGAAACGCTTGATCAGGCATACAGCCCGATGACCATCCGTTTCTTCATTCTCTCAGCCCACTACCGCGGCACCGTGGACTTCTCCAACGAGGCGTTGCAGGCTGCGCAGAAGGGCTATGAGCGACTGATGAACGGTATCGACGACCTCAGCCGCATTCAGCCGTCGTCCGAATCGGATGCAGAAACAGGCCGGTTCGTTGCCGCCTTCCGTCAGAAGTGCTACGATGCGATGAACGACGACCTGATGACGCCTGCCGTTATCTCTTCGCTTTTCGAGGCCTGCCACGTCATCAACCTTCTCATCGACCACAAAGCGCAGATTTCCGCCGCCAACCTGAAGGAACTCCACGACGCAATGCACCTCTTCGCATTCGACATCCTCGGCCTGATGAACGAGCGCGGGGGCAACAACGACGCCCGAGAGGAGGCCTACGGAAAGGTTGTCGATATGGTTCTCGACCTCCGTGCCAAGGCAAAGGCCGAAAAGAACTGGGCTGTGAGCGACCAGATCCGCGACGCACTTGCCGATGCCGGCTTCCAAGTGAAAGACACCAAGGACGGCGTTACGTGGAAGCTCGACCGATAA
- the pncB gene encoding nicotinate phosphoribosyltransferase, giving the protein MQQIIHHLTDNDAYTFSCQYYVLQTYPRAEVEYTFFDRNKTIYPEGFAELVNEQLGYMPRVIITEEEIAFMKRRMYYLPEWYFTFLRGYRFDPHEVSVTQDEEGHLNISVRGKWYSTIMWEMPILSIVSELMHNLRGEIAAYNPERERERCAEKTRAILSNGLILGDMGTRRRLSFDHQNMVIRTMKEVYEQGGYEDADGFHPWTGRFTGTSNVYLAMKYDLIAIGTMSHQIIEFEENISGIFECNFNVMKKFSDVYDGDNGIYLYDCFGDKVFFSNLSKRMAMMFTGLRVDSGVEEEQVEKIIEKYKSLGIDPTTKQVVFSNGLNINRAIELHKYVNGRMQDSYGMGTFLTCDVENAKSMNIVVKLTRMRITEKREWHDCVKLSCDKGKTLGNPEKCAYLLKQIG; this is encoded by the coding sequence ATGCAACAAATCATCCACCACTTGACAGATAACGATGCCTACACGTTCAGCTGCCAGTATTACGTATTGCAGACCTATCCCCGCGCAGAGGTTGAATACACATTCTTCGACCGTAACAAGACGATATATCCCGAAGGCTTTGCCGAACTCGTGAACGAGCAGTTGGGCTATATGCCCCGCGTGATCATCACGGAGGAGGAAATCGCCTTTATGAAGCGCAGAATGTACTATCTGCCCGAATGGTACTTCACGTTCCTTCGCGGCTATCGGTTCGACCCTCACGAAGTATCGGTAACGCAGGACGAGGAAGGCCATTTGAACATCTCCGTCCGTGGGAAATGGTATTCCACCATTATGTGGGAAATGCCCATCCTGAGCATCGTTTCCGAACTGATGCACAATCTCCGGGGCGAGATTGCCGCCTATAATCCGGAGCGCGAAAGGGAGCGTTGCGCCGAAAAGACGCGCGCCATACTATCCAACGGACTGATTCTGGGCGATATGGGCACGCGCCGCCGCCTGTCGTTCGACCATCAGAATATGGTCATCCGCACAATGAAGGAAGTCTATGAACAGGGTGGATACGAGGACGCTGACGGATTCCATCCTTGGACCGGTCGGTTCACGGGCACGAGCAACGTGTATCTCGCAATGAAGTACGACCTCATTGCCATCGGCACGATGAGCCATCAGATTATCGAGTTCGAGGAAAACATCAGCGGCATCTTTGAATGCAACTTCAACGTGATGAAGAAGTTCAGCGACGTGTACGACGGCGACAACGGAATCTACCTCTACGACTGCTTCGGCGACAAGGTTTTCTTCAGCAACCTGTCCAAGCGTATGGCTATGATGTTTACCGGTCTGCGCGTGGACAGCGGCGTGGAGGAAGAGCAGGTGGAGAAAATCATCGAGAAATACAAGAGTCTCGGCATCGACCCCACCACAAAGCAGGTGGTGTTCAGCAACGGACTCAACATCAACCGTGCGATAGAACTCCACAAATACGTGAACGGCCGTATGCAGGACAGCTACGGAATGGGCACATTCCTCACCTGCGACGTGGAGAATGCAAAGTCTATGAACATCGTAGTGAAGCTCACCCGTATGCGCATCACCGAGAAGCGCGAGTGGCACGACTGCGTGAAGCTCTCCTGTGATAAGGGAAAGACGCTCGGAAATCCCGAAAAATGCGCCTATCTCCTCAAGCAGATAGGATAA
- a CDS encoding acyltransferase: MTKQESNTIKGVAILLMIFLHLFMSEDVGKYCQPLFFIGDKPIVYYLSRGCRPVDFFLILSGYGLSYTYKYKTLNFKGQMNRLAKLYIHYWLILLIFVGIGCFVRPEKYPGTLEEAVLNIISWKSSYNSETWFLLPYALLALSAKYIFKVVDKLGNIISFVFFLFLNLAGGYIISRYVATHIITSSLFSMIIVYIELAFPFVLGNLLFRLSEAGKLRCKTFDKYPVLAFFLLLTVFTFKCFFGSQAFEAIYALVFIYLFIHIPLNLWIEKVLMKLGDHSMVMWMTHSFFCYHLFKAEVYSLRYPILIFIGLTVISYLVSIPIMYVARQIIGKMLPESGGNRAYT, from the coding sequence ATGACAAAGCAAGAAAGTAACACTATCAAGGGTGTGGCTATTTTGCTGATGATATTTCTGCATCTGTTTATGAGCGAAGATGTGGGCAAATATTGTCAGCCTTTATTTTTTATAGGTGATAAACCAATAGTCTATTATTTATCAAGAGGCTGTAGACCTGTGGATTTTTTCTTGATATTAAGTGGGTATGGCTTAAGCTATACATACAAGTATAAGACTTTGAATTTCAAAGGGCAGATGAATAGACTTGCCAAACTCTACATTCACTATTGGTTGATTTTACTTATATTTGTAGGAATAGGTTGCTTTGTCAGACCAGAAAAATATCCCGGTACATTAGAAGAGGCTGTCTTGAACATTATCAGTTGGAAATCATCTTATAATAGTGAGACGTGGTTCTTGTTGCCGTATGCTTTATTGGCTTTATCAGCAAAATATATTTTTAAAGTTGTTGATAAGTTAGGAAATATAATTTCATTCGTTTTTTTCTTGTTTTTGAATTTGGCAGGGGGATATATCATCAGTAGATATGTGGCAACGCATATAATAACATCGAGTTTGTTCAGTATGATAATTGTTTATATTGAACTTGCGTTCCCGTTTGTATTGGGTAATTTGCTTTTCAGGCTTTCTGAAGCAGGTAAATTAAGGTGCAAGACTTTTGATAAATACCCAGTATTAGCATTCTTTTTATTATTGACAGTCTTTACTTTTAAATGTTTTTTCGGTAGTCAGGCATTCGAAGCAATTTATGCTTTGGTGTTTATATATCTGTTCATTCATATTCCTTTGAACCTATGGATTGAAAAAGTTCTGATGAAATTGGGCGACCATTCGATGGTAATGTGGATGACGCATTCATTTTTCTGCTATCATTTATTCAAAGCTGAGGTTTATTCCCTCCGTTATCCAATCTTGATATTCATCGGTCTTACCGTCATAAGCTATCTGGTTTCAATTCCTATAATGTATGTTGCACGGCAGATTATCGGTAAGATGCTGCCTGAATCGGGAGGGAATCGAGCTTATACGTAA
- the secDF gene encoding protein translocase subunit SecDF, with amino-acid sequence MQNKGLVICVAVLLTLASIFYLSFSAMTSIWDGEIAKIKDPIAQQDYKDSVTYPVFGYSYQKCKETQLGLGLDLKGGMNVILEISVPDVVDVLADHKKDAAYQKSLAEAKELETKSQDDFISLFIDAFHKNAPGRRLAEIFATQQLKGKVNTQSSDSEVEAALRAEVTAAIDNSYNVVTNRVNQFGVSQPNIQKLEGQEGRLMVEMPGVSDPERVRKLLQGSANLEFWETYNSQEIAPYLADLDQRVANGDTKVEPKDTVNAVADSAKQVAEKKPAADPVANNKLALNNGDASSSAQLEAAKKKNPLLAVLQLTPGDALSIVGYANVRDTAYINKIIYSELAKQVLPMDLKLLWSAKPADGLKQKNIYELHALKVTTSDGRAALEGDVITNAEDKFDEFGRPEVSMSMNSDGARRWSNLTKANIGKAVAVVLDGLVYTSPRIKQQIDGGQSSISGSFTVEDTKDLANTLKSGRMPAPARIVQAQVVGPTLGAQSIQQGLMSFLIAFVLLMVYMVLMYNFIPGMLANFALLANLFFTLGVLASFQSALTLPGIAGIVLTLGTAVDANVLIYERIKEEMRAGKGIKEALRAGYSNAFSAILDSNLTSLITGIILYTTGTGPIRGFAITWIIGICISFFTAVFLTRIVYENRLNKDKWLDLKFYTGFSKNLLQNVHVKFMSLSSKTFVIWGIAAVLFIVCFFVRGLSQSIDFTGGRNYVVKLEKKVPVEDVRKVLNGAFVNTSGENKGKVASTNVIAIGADGDVVRVSTNYNIESNDPAEDDHAETVLFEALSKAKLITQADLKTFRDSGIHDGGSIISSAKVGPSVAKDITYGAIISVLLALVFIFIYILARFRNVGFSVGSIVALALDALIVIGFYSACHGWIGFSLEIDQTFIGAILTVIGYSINDKVVVFDRIRENMRLHPKMDAQTLFNDSINQTLARTVNTSFSTLIVLLAIFILGGDSIRSFAFAMILGVFFGTLSSIFIASPVAYRVLGKKIENRIAAEKAAEAAENA; translated from the coding sequence ATGCAAAACAAAGGATTAGTTATTTGTGTTGCCGTCTTGCTGACGCTCGCAAGCATCTTCTACCTGTCTTTCAGTGCTATGACCAGCATCTGGGACGGTGAGATTGCAAAAATCAAAGACCCTATTGCACAGCAGGATTACAAGGATTCTGTTACATACCCTGTGTTCGGCTATTCTTATCAGAAGTGTAAGGAAACGCAGCTTGGTCTTGGTCTTGACCTTAAGGGTGGTATGAATGTCATTCTTGAAATCTCTGTTCCCGACGTGGTAGACGTTCTTGCAGATCACAAAAAAGATGCGGCTTACCAGAAATCTTTGGCAGAAGCAAAGGAATTGGAGACAAAGAGTCAGGATGATTTCATCTCTCTCTTCATCGATGCGTTCCACAAGAACGCTCCCGGTCGCCGTCTTGCGGAGATTTTTGCCACACAGCAGCTCAAGGGTAAAGTGAATACGCAAAGCTCTGACTCGGAAGTTGAGGCTGCACTTCGTGCTGAAGTAACGGCTGCCATCGACAACTCATACAACGTTGTTACGAACCGTGTGAACCAGTTCGGTGTATCTCAGCCTAACATTCAAAAGCTCGAAGGTCAGGAAGGTCGCTTGATGGTGGAAATGCCGGGCGTAAGCGACCCTGAGCGTGTGCGTAAGTTGTTGCAGGGTTCTGCCAATCTTGAGTTCTGGGAAACCTACAACAGTCAGGAAATTGCTCCTTATCTGGCCGATTTGGATCAGCGTGTTGCCAATGGCGATACAAAGGTTGAGCCAAAGGATACGGTAAATGCTGTTGCCGACTCTGCAAAACAGGTTGCTGAAAAGAAGCCTGCCGCTGATCCGGTAGCTAACAATAAGCTCGCTTTGAACAATGGCGATGCTTCATCTTCTGCACAGTTGGAAGCAGCAAAGAAGAAGAATCCGTTGTTGGCAGTACTCCAACTCACTCCCGGCGACGCTTTGAGCATCGTTGGTTATGCAAACGTTAGAGACACGGCTTACATCAACAAGATTATTTACAGCGAATTGGCAAAGCAGGTTCTCCCTATGGATCTGAAGCTCCTTTGGAGTGCTAAGCCGGCAGATGGTCTCAAGCAGAAGAATATCTACGAACTCCACGCTCTGAAGGTTACCACATCAGATGGCCGTGCTGCGCTCGAAGGCGACGTGATTACGAATGCTGAGGACAAATTCGACGAATTCGGACGTCCTGAAGTAAGTATGTCGATGAACTCTGACGGTGCCCGCAGATGGTCAAACCTCACAAAAGCGAACATTGGTAAGGCAGTAGCCGTGGTTCTCGACGGTCTTGTTTACACCTCTCCCCGTATCAAACAGCAGATCGACGGTGGTCAGTCTTCAATCTCCGGTTCGTTTACCGTGGAGGATACAAAGGATTTGGCAAACACATTGAAGTCCGGTCGTATGCCAGCACCTGCCAGAATCGTACAGGCACAGGTAGTTGGTCCTACATTGGGAGCACAGTCAATCCAGCAGGGTCTGATGTCGTTCCTCATTGCATTCGTACTTCTGATGGTTTATATGGTTCTGATGTATAACTTCATCCCGGGTATGCTTGCTAACTTTGCGTTGTTGGCCAACTTGTTCTTCACACTCGGTGTGCTTGCATCGTTCCAGTCTGCACTTACATTGCCCGGTATTGCCGGTATTGTGCTTACTCTCGGTACTGCTGTGGATGCTAACGTGCTTATCTATGAGCGCATCAAGGAAGAAATGCGTGCAGGAAAGGGTATCAAGGAAGCTTTGCGTGCAGGTTACAGCAATGCGTTCTCGGCTATTCTCGACTCTAACCTGACATCACTCATCACGGGTATCATCCTTTATACAACCGGTACTGGTCCTATCCGTGGCTTCGCCATCACTTGGATTATCGGTATCTGTATCTCATTCTTCACAGCCGTGTTCCTGACACGTATCGTTTACGAAAACCGTCTTAACAAGGATAAGTGGCTCGACTTGAAGTTCTACACAGGTTTCAGCAAGAACCTCTTGCAGAACGTTCACGTGAAGTTTATGAGTCTTTCAAGCAAGACATTCGTTATATGGGGCATTGCTGCCGTTCTCTTCATCGTTTGCTTCTTCGTAAGAGGATTGAGCCAGAGTATTGACTTTACCGGTGGCCGCAACTATGTTGTGAAACTTGAGAAGAAAGTTCCTGTTGAGGATGTACGAAAGGTGCTCAACGGCGCATTCGTTAATACCTCAGGTGAGAACAAGGGCAAGGTGGCAAGTACAAACGTTATTGCCATCGGTGCTGACGGTGACGTTGTCCGCGTTTCCACCAACTACAATATCGAGTCTAACGACCCTGCTGAAGACGATCACGCAGAAACAGTGCTTTTCGAGGCATTGTCGAAGGCTAAGCTCATCACACAGGCAGACTTGAAGACGTTCCGCGATTCAGGCATTCACGACGGTGGCTCCATCATCAGCTCTGCAAAGGTAGGTCCTTCAGTAGCTAAGGATATCACATACGGTGCTATCATCAGCGTGCTCTTGGCTTTGGTATTTATCTTTATCTACATCTTGGCTCGTTTCCGCAACGTCGGTTTCTCTGTCGGTTCAATCGTTGCGTTGGCTCTCGACGCCCTGATTGTGATAGGATTCTACTCAGCCTGCCACGGATGGATTGGATTCTCGCTCGAAATCGACCAGACCTTCATTGGTGCTATCCTTACCGTTATCGGTTACTCTATCAACGATAAGGTGGTTGTATTCGACCGTATCCGTGAGAATATGCGCCTGCATCCGAAGATGGACGCACAGACATTGTTCAATGATTCCATCAATCAGACGCTTGCACGTACTGTCAATACATCATTCTCTACATTGATTGTGTTGCTTGCCATCTTCATTCTCGGTGGCGACAGCATCCGTAGCTTCGCATTCGCAATGATTCTCGGTGTGTTCTTCGGTACACTTTCTTCAATCTTCATCGCTTCGCCGGTAGCCTACCGTGTTTTGGGTAAGAAGATTGAGAACCGCATTGCAGCCGAAAAGGCAGCTGAGGCAGCAGAAAACGCATAA
- a CDS encoding endonuclease/exonuclease/phosphatase family protein gives MFSKVKTTAYWMSVGLNVIAIAAMWLVGNVDRLNPVEHPMWANLGLGFPVLLAVNLGFLVFWTFARIRTVWLPVLGLLVCYAPVRRYIPFNYPSDPPQNALKVMSFNVLMFAPWGLQEGESNPIVEYICKSKADIVCLQESSAYEAGADEVYNELKAHYPHVDIVNMPPPGNQNMILLSRFPILRKERISYESVGNMSMAYFVDYNGTEMAIINNHFESYHLSEEDKEGYKEIVKKPFERKDSKDVSFRLLRKLGEASAIRAPQADAVAAFVRKCKAKRLPVILCGDFNDNPISYVHRTMENELTDCYIESGNGPGISYHKSGMYFRIDHIFCSDDFEPYGAKVDDKVKTSDHYPIYTWLKYKPKP, from the coding sequence ATGTTTTCTAAAGTAAAAACTACTGCTTATTGGATGTCGGTTGGTCTCAATGTCATCGCCATTGCGGCTATGTGGCTCGTTGGAAACGTTGATAGGCTTAACCCTGTTGAGCATCCGATGTGGGCGAATTTAGGCCTGGGATTCCCTGTGCTGCTTGCCGTGAATCTTGGTTTTCTTGTCTTTTGGACGTTTGCCCGCATCCGAACCGTTTGGTTGCCGGTGTTGGGATTGCTTGTCTGTTACGCGCCCGTGCGCAGGTACATACCTTTCAATTATCCATCCGACCCTCCTCAGAATGCGCTGAAGGTAATGTCGTTTAATGTATTAATGTTTGCCCCGTGGGGATTGCAGGAAGGCGAGTCCAACCCGATTGTGGAATATATCTGTAAGAGCAAGGCCGATATCGTGTGCTTGCAGGAGTCGAGTGCCTACGAAGCGGGAGCCGATGAAGTGTATAATGAATTGAAGGCGCATTATCCTCACGTCGATATCGTCAATATGCCGCCTCCCGGAAATCAGAATATGATACTGCTGAGCCGTTTCCCTATCCTGAGAAAAGAGAGAATATCGTATGAGTCGGTAGGGAATATGAGTATGGCATATTTTGTGGATTACAACGGAACGGAGATGGCAATAATCAATAATCACTTTGAAAGCTATCATCTTAGCGAGGAAGACAAGGAAGGGTATAAGGAGATTGTGAAGAAACCTTTCGAGAGGAAGGATTCCAAGGATGTGTCGTTCCGGCTCTTGAGAAAGCTCGGCGAGGCATCGGCTATACGTGCTCCACAGGCCGACGCCGTGGCAGCATTTGTTCGTAAATGTAAGGCAAAGCGACTTCCGGTAATTCTCTGCGGCGATTTCAACGACAATCCTATCAGTTATGTGCACCGCACGATGGAAAACGAACTGACGGACTGCTACATAGAAAGTGGAAACGGACCGGGTATTTCGTATCACAAGAGTGGAATGTACTTCCGGATAGACCATATTTTCTGCTCCGACGATTTTGAGCCTTACGGTGCTAAAGTGGATGATAAAGTAAAGACTTCCGATCACTATCCGATATATACTTGGCTAAAATACAAGCCAAAACCTTAA